From one Acidobacteriota bacterium genomic stretch:
- a CDS encoding transaldolase produces MATILEQLRGMTTVVSDTGDINAIKQFKPTDSTTNPSLIQAAAGMPEYQSIVDDVLQQARRDAGASATDEQVAAQAFKTLAVAFGKKILEIIPGRVSTEVDARISYDTEKSIETARDIIKQYESAGISRERVLIKLASTWEGIKAAEVLEKEGIHCNMTLLFGLHQAIACAEAKVTLISPFVGRILDWYKKDTGKDYVGAEDPGVISVTTIYNYYKHFGYKTQVMGASFRNTGEIIELAGCDLLTIAPKLLAELEAGQGTLERKLDPAKAKAMKIEKLTMDKATFDKMHTADRMASDKLKEGIDGFSKALVELEHTLAKRLTEISEPAAAR; encoded by the coding sequence ATGGCGACAATTCTGGAACAGCTTCGTGGAATGACCACCGTGGTTTCCGATACCGGTGACATCAATGCAATCAAACAGTTCAAGCCGACGGACTCGACCACCAACCCGTCGCTCATCCAGGCCGCCGCGGGCATGCCTGAGTATCAGTCCATCGTGGACGACGTTTTGCAGCAGGCCCGCAGGGACGCCGGAGCCAGTGCCACCGACGAGCAGGTCGCCGCGCAGGCCTTCAAGACCCTCGCCGTCGCCTTCGGCAAGAAGATTCTGGAGATTATCCCCGGCCGCGTCTCTACAGAAGTGGATGCGCGCATCTCCTACGACACCGAGAAGTCCATCGAGACGGCCCGCGACATCATCAAGCAGTACGAGAGCGCCGGCATCTCGCGTGAGCGCGTGCTGATCAAGCTTGCCTCCACCTGGGAGGGCATCAAGGCCGCCGAGGTGCTCGAGAAGGAAGGCATCCACTGCAACATGACCCTGCTCTTCGGCCTGCACCAGGCCATTGCCTGCGCCGAGGCGAAGGTCACCCTGATCTCGCCCTTCGTCGGCCGCATCCTCGACTGGTACAAGAAGGACACCGGCAAGGACTACGTTGGCGCCGAAGACCCGGGGGTCATCTCGGTCACCACGATCTATAACTATTACAAGCACTTCGGCTACAAGACCCAGGTCATGGGAGCCAGCTTCCGCAACACAGGCGAGATCATCGAGCTGGCCGGCTGCGACCTGCTGACCATCGCTCCGAAGCTGCTTGCCGAGCTGGAAGCCGGGCAGGGAACGCTCGAGCGCAAGCTCGACCCGGCCAAGGCCAAGGCGATGAAGATCGAGAAGCTGACGATGGACAAGGCGACCTTCGACAAGATGCACACCGCCGACCGCATGGCCAGCGACAAGCTGAAGGAGGGCATCGACGGCTTCTCCAAGGCCCTCGTCGAGCTGGAGCACACGTTGGCCAAGCGGCTCACCGAGATCTCGGAGCCGGCCGCAGCACGCTAA
- a CDS encoding Gfo/Idh/MocA family oxidoreductase, whose translation MIGAGAFGRNHLRVYDGLAQAGEALKLVAVVDGDAKALAEATSKFGIPGFASVAECLVATRVDAASVCVPTVHHRAVAEELIAEGVDVLIEKPIAPSLEDADSILALAARHGRIVQVGHLERFNPAVAAARRVLNRPMFFESHRLSIFTPRSLDVDVVLDLMIHDLDIVLSLVASPVREVRAVGLPVLSPKVDIANVRVEFESGCVANFTASRISTERVRKLRFFQPHQYLSIDFARQDLLMIDVTAAAGMDMAKLVAMAQLLQASQGTGNHPSAGLSLKKVDVPPGEPLRLEIAAFLDAVRTRSTPVVSGEDGRAALKLALEINAAIAAHAGRAGLKI comes from the coding sequence GTGATTGGCGCGGGTGCATTTGGCCGCAATCATCTGCGTGTGTATGACGGACTGGCGCAGGCGGGCGAAGCTCTCAAGCTGGTCGCCGTTGTTGACGGCGATGCGAAGGCTCTCGCCGAGGCCACGTCGAAGTTCGGTATTCCCGGCTTCGCTTCCGTTGCAGAGTGCCTCGTCGCGACCAGGGTCGACGCCGCTTCAGTCTGCGTGCCGACGGTGCATCATCGCGCCGTGGCCGAAGAGTTGATCGCTGAGGGCGTGGACGTGCTGATCGAGAAGCCGATCGCGCCGAGTCTCGAAGACGCGGACAGCATCCTTGCATTGGCCGCAAGGCATGGCCGCATCGTGCAGGTGGGTCATCTGGAGCGCTTCAATCCTGCGGTCGCTGCCGCGCGGCGCGTCCTGAACAGGCCGATGTTCTTCGAGTCGCATCGGCTGAGTATCTTCACGCCGCGCTCGCTCGATGTGGATGTTGTACTCGACCTGATGATCCACGATCTCGACATCGTGCTCTCGCTGGTGGCGTCGCCGGTGCGCGAGGTGCGCGCGGTCGGCCTGCCCGTGCTGTCGCCGAAGGTCGACATCGCGAACGTGCGCGTCGAGTTTGAGTCGGGCTGCGTGGCCAACTTCACTGCCAGCCGCATCTCGACCGAGCGCGTGCGCAAGCTACGCTTCTTTCAGCCCCACCAGTATCTTTCGATCGACTTCGCGCGGCAGGACCTGCTGATGATCGACGTCACCGCCGCCGCCGGGATGGACATGGCGAAGCTGGTTGCCATGGCGCAACTTCTACAGGCGTCGCAGGGGACGGGCAATCATCCTTCGGCCGGGCTGTCGCTCAAGAAGGTCGACGTGCCGCCGGGCGAGCCGCTGCGGCTGGAGATCGCTGCGTTTCTCGACGCAGTGCGTACGCGGTCGACGCCGGTGGTCTCAGGCGAAGACGGGCGGGCGGCGCTGAAGCTGGCGCTCGAGATCAACGCGGCGATTGCTGCCCACGCGGGCCGGGCCGGGCTGAAGATCTAA